The genomic stretch ATCCGGGCGGCGGCGGCGCCTCGGAAGCGGCCGACGGCCCGCGCTACCGGACCTGGTTCGAGGGCTACGGCATTTCGGCGACCAATGGTCCGATCCTCGACTTCGTCGGGGACAACCGGACGACCTGGGGCGGCGTCGCCGGGATCGGTGCGCGGGTTGCACCCGGCATCAATGTCGGCTTTTCGGTCGACCAGAGCCGCACCGCCATCGACGTGCCGCTGGCGCTGCAGACGGCGTCGATCAATCTCACGCAGCTCGGGTTCAACGCGTCCGTCGACAAGGGGCCGTGGACCTGGGCCGTGGCGCTGGTGCACGGCTTTGGCAACATCCATTCCAGCCGCGACACCGGCTTTGGTCTGGCGACATCAGGCTACAATGCGAGGCTGGACGGCGCGCTGACCGAGCTCAGCTATTATCTCGACAAGGACCAGAGCCGCATCGTGCCCAAAGCGGGACTCGAATATGTCCACGCCAGGACCGGATCGCTCCAGGAGATGGGCGGCCTCGATCCTGTCATGGCGACCGGCGCGACTGTCGACCGCATGCGCGTGCTTGTTGGTGCCGAAGTCGGGCACTACTGGATCTTCGATCAGAAGATTCTCGATCTGTCGGCCTACGGCAAGTTCGTCGACAACCTCGTGCAGAACTTTGGCGATATCACCGTCAGCCTCGGCGCCCAGCACATTACGCTGCAGGGCATCGGCGAAAGCCAGTATGGCGCCGACGCCGGCGCGTCGGCCTCGCTCAGCCTGACCAACACCGCGCGGCTGTACATCAACTACGACGCCAAATTCCGCGCCGCCTTGCAGTCGCATCAGGGCGTGGTGGGCGTCGAGTTCAAGTGGTAGGGCGGTGACTTCTCCCTCGCCCCGC from Bradyrhizobium sp. Ash2021 encodes the following:
- a CDS encoding autotransporter outer membrane beta-barrel domain-containing protein gives rise to the protein MRCPSRPSRKGTIGAGRALARLAAVAFVLGIGVASAAHAQLAPTPTPTPTPTPTPTPTPSPSPSPTPNVINSDLSAGATVTNLGSNFLERLGNQSTNGFNRMLRNNPGGGGASEAADGPRYRTWFEGYGISATNGPILDFVGDNRTTWGGVAGIGARVAPGINVGFSVDQSRTAIDVPLALQTASINLTQLGFNASVDKGPWTWAVALVHGFGNIHSSRDTGFGLATSGYNARLDGALTELSYYLDKDQSRIVPKAGLEYVHARTGSLQEMGGLDPVMATGATVDRMRVLVGAEVGHYWIFDQKILDLSAYGKFVDNLVQNFGDITVSLGAQHITLQGIGESQYGADAGASASLSLTNTARLYINYDAKFRAALQSHQGVVGVEFKW